Proteins encoded within one genomic window of Alosa alosa isolate M-15738 ecotype Scorff River chromosome 24, AALO_Geno_1.1, whole genome shotgun sequence:
- the LOC125289460 gene encoding sex hormone-binding globulin-like: MGLTRVVLGVLALVTLCVPLGSLVVDAVMEKIDGGGLINLGNRERTWTPYMSLSHLLSEIESITSYFSFRTFDPEGALFYGDTDNGEDWFVLFLRDGVPEMQIGKGDVLVSVAGGHKLNDGLWHKLELHSEGKFVVLKVDDHRELAMGLHSHEPDTSKEGYIRLALGGILVSEKKLLLPLNPLLDGCVKGGRWLNLSTLWDSTPRKTAMSCFPNIKAGSFFAGTGLAIFNTSDLPGVDPKEERIIITVNTSSTTLNGTILSLRSLQSHSTVLSVAKDTNSGMMIFKVNTETTPINEKFDEDLISFNVIIHKTSVAFETKNVSSESHLRSGDYSSILAAWNEGMLLAFGGVPEDGLDSGSDYMEGCLDTIFIQGQKIDLDQASFKDASVSSHSCPV, translated from the exons ATGGGGCTCACCAGAGTTGTTTTAGGAGTGTTGGCCTTGGTGACTTTGTGTGTTCCATTAGGAAGTCTTGTTGTGGATGCAGTGATGGAAAAG ATTGATGGTGGAGGGCTCATCAATCTTGGTAACAGAGAACGCACCTGGACTCCTTACATGAGCCTAAGTCACCTACTCTCTGAAATCGAAAG CATCACATCATATTTTTCTTTTCGGACTTTTGATCCGGAGGGTGCCTTATTCTATGGGGACACGGACAATGGGGAAGACTGGTTTGTTCTCTTTCTGCGAGATGGTGTCCCAGAGATGCAAATTGGGAAGGGAGACGTGCTGGTCTCTGTGGCAGGTGGCCACAAACTAAACGATGGCCTCTGGCACAAG CTTGAACTCCACAGCGAGGGAAAGTTTGTGGTGCTGAAGGTCGATGACCACCGGGAGCTGGCGATGGGCCTGCACTCTCATGAGCCTGATACATCAAAGGAGGGATACATCCGGTTAGCCCTCGGAGGCATCCTGGTCAGCGAGAAGAAGCTTCTCCTCCCA TTGAATCCTCTGCTGGATGGGTGCGTTAAAGGAGGCCGCTGGCTGAATCTCAGCACTCTGTGGGATAGCACTCCAAGGAAGACGGCTATGTCTTGCTTTCCAAACATCAAAGCAGGGAGCTTCTTCGCGGGTACTGGGCTCGCCATTTTCAACACTTCTG ATCTTCCTGGGGTTGATCCAAAGGAAGAGAGGATCATCATAACTGTAAATACATCTTCAACGACTTTGAATGGGACCATACTCTCCTTACGGTCACTTCAATCACATTCAACAGTCTTGAGTGTGGCTAAGGACACCAACTCTGGG ATGATGATTTTCAAAGTAAACACAGAAACCACTCCCATAAATGAGAAGTTTGATGAGGACTTAATTTCCTTTAATGTGATCATCCATAAAACCTCAGTGGCCTTTGAAACAAAAAACGTTTCAAGTGAATCTCATCTGAGGTCAGGTGACTATAGTAGTATTTTGGCAGCGTGGAATGAGGGAATGCTTCTTGCTTTTGGTGGGGTACCAG AAGATGGTCTTGACAGTGGTTCTGATTACATGGAGGGCTGTCTAGACACAATTTTCATCCAAGGACAAAAAATTGATTTGGACCAGGCCTCTTTCAAGGATGCATCTGTGTCTTCCCATAGCTGCCCTGTTTAA